One part of the Rutidosis leptorrhynchoides isolate AG116_Rl617_1_P2 chromosome 1, CSIRO_AGI_Rlap_v1, whole genome shotgun sequence genome encodes these proteins:
- the LOC139856186 gene encoding uncharacterized protein produces the protein MKTPAGFLVATMAAASATTVISVTQSNGQISHQEHRESGQDRNSSMTKTSCCSEKFAPRYDGLRFIETLVTAHR, from the exons atgaagACACCGGCTGGATTTCTAGTAGCCACCATGGCTGCCGCTTCAGCTACAACCGTTATTTCTGTTACTCAATCCAACGGCCAAATATCACATCAG GAGCATAGAGAGTCGGGTCAAGACCGAAATTCTTCGATGACGAAAACGAGTTGTTGTTCGGAGAAATTTGCGCCGAGATATGACGGATTGCGGTTTATCGAAACGCTTGTAACTGCACATCGATGA